One genomic segment of Chloroflexota bacterium includes these proteins:
- a CDS encoding ABC transporter ATP-binding protein, with translation MNKSLMIETSQLTKRFGKFKAVDGIDVKIEEGTVHGFIGPNGAGKTTTIKMLVGAIRCTAGAGSIKGYPLGSVPARQLVGYSPERPSFYSDMAAIDYLVYMARLSGVKGDVRGKAAELLDWIELGDFVEAKVKGFSAGMKQRLSLAQALIHEPEVLILDEPTANLDPTGRMSILDKLRETSRRRGITIFISSHILSELEQLVDSATLINKGQIVAEDSMTNLKKAYSRNRYLLKTSNNEAVLKTLKKKVTLADIWFDAEGFAHLATEDDERLKQEVVKAIAETGTLLEHFSREEITLETIYRKAIMEKE, from the coding sequence TTGAATAAGAGTCTGATGATTGAGACCAGCCAGCTGACCAAACGCTTCGGGAAGTTCAAGGCTGTGGATGGCATCGATGTAAAGATTGAGGAAGGCACTGTCCATGGTTTCATCGGACCAAACGGGGCAGGGAAAACAACTACCATCAAGATGCTGGTGGGCGCTATAAGGTGCACCGCCGGTGCAGGATCCATCAAGGGCTATCCCCTTGGATCAGTGCCAGCAAGACAGCTGGTGGGCTACTCCCCGGAGCGCCCTTCCTTCTACAGCGATATGGCCGCCATTGACTATCTGGTCTATATGGCAAGACTGAGTGGAGTGAAGGGCGACGTGCGGGGGAAAGCTGCAGAACTCCTGGATTGGATTGAGCTGGGCGACTTTGTGGAAGCGAAAGTAAAGGGCTTCAGCGCCGGTATGAAGCAGAGGCTCAGTCTTGCTCAAGCCCTGATTCACGAGCCAGAGGTTCTCATCCTGGATGAACCAACGGCCAACCTTGATCCCACAGGCAGGATGTCAATCCTCGACAAATTACGGGAGACTTCAAGGAGGCGAGGGATCACTATCTTCATCAGCAGCCATATTCTGTCAGAGCTCGAGCAGTTGGTTGATTCTGCAACTCTGATCAACAAGGGTCAGATAGTAGCGGAGGACAGCATGACCAATCTCAAGAAAGCATACTCCAGGAACCGCTACTTGTTGAAGACCTCGAACAACGAGGCTGTCCTGAAGACTCTGAAGAAAAAGGTGACGCTGGCGGACATTTGGTTTGATGCCGAGGGCTTCGCCCACCTTGCGACTGAAGACGACGAGAGGTTGAAGCAGGAAGTGGTGAAGGCCATTGCCGAAACGGGGACATTGCTGGAACACTTCAGCAGAGAGGAAATAACCCTGGAGACTATCTACCGCAAAGCGATAATGGAGAAGGAATGA
- a CDS encoding PQQ-binding-like beta-propeller repeat protein, whose amino-acid sequence MRWGDPGAPVLRAFAVIALFTAVIVSGLLSPLPGGLLASESYTSGDSAAQESSVDCVQIGLAGSVSTEIRVAQLSGESVVLIGTSKGLYIVAEGGGIQRYISTPGSVSDISMLNDTTGDGQQEIVVAVDDTNFPNIRCYDGYSGKKIWQFSPKQAAFLEDLLWTDIQTSTFDVETINDVNSDGYQDIAATSGYYLYLLNGQTGEEIWRFKADDNLWQVRVVPDVDGDGQQDLVIGAQTGSIYVVSGAKGNLIWGEKLAEECTVFDDGGNKWVIDRSIWDIVPIKVNGREKVIAGSEDGKVRLIDLKDKTCAWETVPLIEYSSSLQYQYYQQKNNLPTGPGDSNFFNLRVSMVDDVSGDGIGEILASTYVGQKSGTGNQGYAGTSGLFLIDSASGEVIWKKPGLDLGSMASVETAHLDGKQVILLPQEKSGSTAKVEAVSIQDGEATETLEITSTSSTGTSEYWVKEFGDGSFILVSDYEDLLCVSSQGEVLWHYPRINDVAVEKGDFTGDATQDLFVWSKQQIGNWGDGVGARILYVIDGATQEKAWSYEIPYEELSTIEGIAGIQVSPDINGDGKQDIVGFACPRSAGETGEGFAIMAFSGRDGSILLDQPVVTQDYYGLWDQLYKAKNSSPEEFKSLVGEILSKGVKETYYDAYERLDERPYLKALVDDFVQQILTQKGEYNPDWLDGQVQQLSSDMEAWGQGKKIYKQIESLDIINVRGEIAFIVGCRQDIFLISPKGELLWTKTNNPWVYEDPFFRLNPTGMETKAQWDTCYQSPGDVNGDGVDDLVACDYSAVYTLISAWEEDRLDFRSDPPAQSIFKAGLKENTNPHEMSLVDDIDGDGIREASFFVNRENRPRLWRICSPDSGKMLIEREWEGEDNGCDFSTADFNNDGYLDPVFYWRRSSDYEGRPLVEVLSGKDGNSMWQFTEFQGCGMFDQINLRELMPVTTIPDLNGDGIAELALIKFLPDQPGARVVVYDVVNNQLLKDIAIEKFDENRKWDRRWQPGAFIEPVADFNQDGVREIAVLSMIGETGAEKEVQLMVVDLVNEREIAEFRIAGSGLMDTGAQGKLVMLGLSGELYFLDLASNLRITSPGDGDTGTSPIRIQWEGADPGALNLVFIDGIEVARTNETEVTVAIARGEHELMVRSMDEYGRDVSVTATFTVKKGDIAVPLAWVAMVVLALVAISPVLRRVFTRYRRKGIRR is encoded by the coding sequence GCCTCGGAGTCCTATACCTCTGGTGATTCAGCCGCACAAGAGTCCTCCGTAGACTGTGTCCAGATAGGCCTGGCCGGCAGTGTCTCAACCGAAATCAGGGTTGCCCAACTGAGTGGAGAGAGTGTTGTCCTCATTGGGACGTCAAAAGGCTTGTACATAGTCGCTGAGGGAGGTGGCATACAGAGGTACATCTCCACACCCGGCTCGGTTTCGGACATTTCTATGCTGAATGATACGACCGGAGATGGTCAGCAAGAGATAGTGGTAGCAGTCGATGACACAAATTTCCCGAATATTCGTTGCTATGATGGCTATAGTGGTAAGAAGATCTGGCAATTCTCCCCCAAGCAGGCGGCTTTTCTGGAAGATCTGCTATGGACCGACATCCAAACCTCCACCTTCGATGTAGAAACAATCAACGACGTAAATTCGGATGGTTATCAGGATATAGCTGCCACTTCAGGCTACTACCTCTACCTCCTTAACGGGCAAACCGGCGAAGAGATCTGGCGATTCAAGGCTGATGACAACCTTTGGCAGGTAAGGGTTGTTCCCGATGTAGATGGAGACGGGCAGCAAGATCTTGTGATAGGAGCCCAGACCGGCTCTATCTATGTTGTCAGCGGGGCAAAGGGCAACCTGATCTGGGGAGAGAAATTGGCAGAGGAGTGCACCGTATTTGATGACGGGGGCAACAAATGGGTTATCGACAGGTCAATCTGGGATATTGTGCCCATAAAGGTGAACGGCAGAGAAAAGGTCATAGCGGGTTCCGAGGATGGCAAGGTGCGCCTCATCGATCTGAAAGACAAAACCTGTGCCTGGGAAACCGTGCCACTTATTGAATACAGTTCCAGCCTGCAATATCAATACTACCAGCAGAAGAACAATTTGCCCACCGGCCCCGGGGACTCCAATTTCTTTAACCTAAGGGTTTCTATGGTCGATGACGTCAGTGGGGATGGTATCGGAGAAATCCTGGCCTCCACTTACGTGGGGCAAAAGAGTGGCACAGGAAATCAAGGATATGCCGGGACTTCAGGCCTGTTTCTGATAGATTCCGCCTCAGGAGAGGTGATCTGGAAAAAGCCCGGCCTGGACTTAGGGAGCATGGCCAGTGTGGAGACAGCCCATCTCGATGGAAAGCAGGTCATTCTCCTGCCGCAGGAGAAGTCCGGCTCTACAGCAAAGGTGGAGGCGGTCAGCATTCAGGATGGGGAAGCGACGGAGACCCTGGAGATAACGTCCACCTCCTCCACAGGCACGAGTGAATACTGGGTGAAGGAATTCGGCGATGGCAGCTTTATCCTGGTCTCTGACTATGAAGACCTGCTTTGTGTCTCCTCGCAGGGTGAGGTACTGTGGCACTATCCACGGATAAACGATGTTGCTGTGGAGAAAGGCGATTTCACCGGGGATGCCACACAGGATTTGTTCGTCTGGTCAAAACAGCAAATTGGAAACTGGGGAGATGGGGTCGGTGCGAGGATACTATATGTGATAGATGGAGCCACCCAAGAGAAAGCCTGGTCCTATGAGATACCCTACGAAGAGCTATCAACTATCGAGGGCATAGCCGGCATCCAGGTGAGCCCGGACATCAATGGAGACGGGAAGCAGGATATCGTTGGTTTTGCATGTCCCCGGTCAGCGGGAGAGACCGGAGAGGGTTTCGCAATAATGGCTTTCAGCGGCAGAGATGGCTCAATCCTGCTCGACCAGCCAGTGGTGACTCAGGACTACTACGGCCTCTGGGATCAGCTCTACAAGGCAAAGAACTCGTCCCCTGAAGAATTTAAGTCATTAGTTGGTGAAATACTGAGCAAGGGCGTAAAGGAAACCTACTATGATGCTTATGAGAGACTTGATGAAAGGCCATATCTGAAGGCATTGGTGGACGATTTTGTACAGCAGATACTGACTCAAAAAGGCGAATATAACCCTGATTGGCTGGATGGGCAGGTGCAGCAGCTAAGCAGCGATATGGAAGCGTGGGGGCAAGGGAAAAAGATCTATAAGCAAATAGAATCCCTGGATATCATCAATGTCCGGGGAGAGATCGCTTTCATAGTCGGCTGTCGTCAAGACATATTCCTCATCAGCCCCAAGGGTGAGCTTCTGTGGACCAAGACCAACAACCCCTGGGTATACGAAGATCCCTTCTTCAGGTTAAACCCCACGGGGATGGAAACCAAAGCCCAATGGGATACATGCTATCAGTCTCCTGGTGATGTAAACGGCGACGGTGTAGATGACCTGGTAGCTTGTGATTACTCGGCAGTGTATACGCTGATAAGTGCCTGGGAAGAAGACAGACTGGATTTCAGGTCTGACCCTCCTGCTCAGTCGATATTCAAGGCCGGTCTAAAGGAGAATACGAACCCACACGAGATGAGCCTGGTCGATGATATAGATGGTGATGGCATCAGGGAAGCCTCCTTTTTTGTGAACCGAGAGAACCGCCCTCGTCTTTGGAGGATATGCTCGCCGGATAGCGGGAAGATGTTGATTGAAAGGGAATGGGAAGGGGAGGACAACGGGTGCGATTTCTCCACTGCCGACTTCAATAATGATGGCTACCTTGACCCTGTCTTTTACTGGAGGAGGAGTAGTGATTATGAGGGGAGACCGCTGGTAGAAGTCTTGAGTGGAAAAGATGGAAACAGCATGTGGCAATTCACGGAGTTTCAGGGATGCGGCATGTTCGATCAGATCAATCTGCGGGAGCTTATGCCAGTTACTACGATACCAGACCTGAACGGTGATGGAATTGCTGAACTTGCTCTGATCAAGTTCCTGCCGGACCAGCCTGGGGCACGCGTGGTGGTATATGACGTCGTTAATAATCAACTCCTAAAGGACATTGCCATCGAGAAGTTCGATGAAAATAGGAAGTGGGATCGCAGATGGCAGCCCGGCGCCTTCATCGAGCCGGTAGCCGATTTCAATCAGGACGGAGTCAGGGAGATAGCGGTGCTGTCAATGATAGGCGAGACGGGCGCAGAGAAGGAAGTACAACTGATGGTGGTTGACCTGGTGAATGAGCGTGAGATAGCTGAGTTCCGGATAGCCGGCTCAGGTCTCATGGATACAGGAGCACAGGGCAAGCTGGTTATGTTAGGGTTGAGCGGGGAACTCTACTTCCTCGACCTGGCCAGCAATCTCCGCATTACTTCCCCGGGCGATGGGGATACCGGAACCTCCCCCATCAGAATCCAATGGGAAGGTGCCGATCCGGGAGCTCTCAACCTGGTATTCATCGATGGGATTGAGGTGGCCCGGACTAACGAGACCGAGGTCACTGTAGCGATTGCTCGGGGGGAGCACGAACTAATGGTCCGTTCTATGGATGAATATGGCAGGGATGTGTCCGTTACAGCGACATTTACAGTGAAAAAAGGTGACATAGCCGTGCCGCTTGCCTGGGTGGCCATGGTGGTGCTTGCTTTGGTGGCCATTTCACCGGTACTACGGAGAGTATTCACCCGATATCGCCGCAAAGGAATACGACGTTGA